From a single Vitis vinifera cultivar Pinot Noir 40024 chromosome 18, ASM3070453v1 genomic region:
- the LOC100242002 gene encoding WAT1-related protein At4g08290, with translation MEDQTSCAKICVVFSRMKPYVLMVALQFGSAGMYIISMATLNHGMSRFVLIVYRNAVAALAMAPFALLLERKIRPKITIAIFLKIMALGFLEPILDQNLSYLGMQYTSASFTSAVMNAVPAVTFVMAVVFRLEHIKIKERRSQAKIVGTVLTFSGALLMTLYKGPIIDLIWSHKTSHNANHSSTDTHWITGTLLILVGCCAWSAFYILQSITIKTYPAELSLSTLICLMGAIQSGAVGLVAERHPSAWAIGWDSRLLAPVYTGIVSSGLTYYVQGLVMKTRGPVFVTAFNPLCMIIVAALGTLILAEQLHLGSIIGAIIIAIGLYSVAWGKSKDQFGPTPTTTEEKGDAYELPISATEGSKLVIEANNYGDHAGKSNFPVKK, from the exons ATGGAGGACCAAACATCATGTGCCAAAATTTGTGTCGTCTTCAGTAGGATGAAACCTTACGTGCTTATGGTGGCCTTGCAGTTTGGGTCCGCAGGGATGTACATCATTTCCATGGCTACTCTCAACCATGGTATGAGCCGTTTCGTGCTGATCGTTTATCGTAATGCTGTTGCTGCACTGGCCATGGCACCTTTTGCTCTACTTCTTGAAAG gAAAATAAGGCCAAAGATCACAATCGCTATCTTCTTAAAGATAATGGCCCTGGGATTTCTGGA GCCGATTCTTGATCAGAACTTATCCTACTTGGGTATGCAATACACATCAGCATCATTCACATCTgccgttatgaatgctgttccGGCTGTTACCTTTGTAATGGCAGTTGTTTTCCG GTTGGAgcacataaaaattaaagagagaCGGAGCCAAGCTAAGATCGTGGGCACGGTACTGACTTTTTCAGGAGCACTGCTTATGACTCTGTATAAAGGCCCCATCATTGATCTAATATGGTCACATAAAACAAGTCACAATGCCAATCACTCTTCCACCGACACACACTGGATAACTGGGACTTTGTTGATCCTTGTTGGTTGTTGTGCCTGGTCTGCCTTCTACATACTGCAA TCAATAACAATAAAGACGTACCCAGCCGAGCTCTCTCTTTCCACCTTGATATGCTTGATGGGTGCCATCCAAAGTGGGGCAGTAGGGCTTGTAGCAGAGCGACACCCCAGCGCCTGGGCCATTGGCTGGGACTCTAGGCTACTTGCTCCTGTTTATACG GGGATTGTCAGCTCTGGATTAACATACTACGTGCAAGGCCTGGTGATGAAGACAAGAGGCCCAGTGTTTGTGACAGCATTCAACCCTCTTTGCATGATCATTGTAGCTGCTCTTGGGACTCTCATTCTAGCTGAGCAACTCCATCTTGGAAG TATCATTGGAGCCATTATCATCGCAATCGGCCTTTACTCTGTGGCATGGGGTAAAAGCAAGGACCAATTTGGGCCAACACCAACCACAACAGAAGAAAAGGGTGATGCCTACGAATTGCCCATTTCAGCAACCGAGGGTAGCAAGTTGGTGATTGAGGCAAATAACTATGGTGACCATGCTGGAAAATCCAATTTTCCAGTTAAGAAATAG
- the LOC100264284 gene encoding WAT1-related protein At4g08290 isoform X1 encodes MANQSGNSCIVYLNKMKPYLLMVALQFGSAGMYIICMATLTHGMSRYVLVVYRNAVATLAIAPFALLLERKGRPKLTFSIFLKIMALGFLEPIVDQNLSYLGMQYTSASYASAIMNAVPAVTFVMAIIFRLEHIKIKETRTQAKIIGTLVTFSGALLMTLYKGPIIDIMHSHKASHQANHSSSKHWLIGTILILMGCCAWSAFFILQSITIKAYPAELSLSTLICLMGTVQSAAVGLIAERKPRTWSIGWDSRLLAPVYTGIISSGITYYVQGLVMKTKGPVFVTAFNPLCMVIVAALGSLILAEELHLGSIIGAIIIAVGLYSVAWGKSKDHFSPAPSTTGEKTDPYQLPILATENTKLVIEGSNYDDDEKAAKSKVATK; translated from the exons ATGGCAAACCAAAGTGGGAACTCATGTATAGTGTACCTCAATAAGATGAAACCTTATTTGCTTATGGTAGCCTTGCAATTTGGCTCTGCAGGGATGTACATAATCTGCATGGCCACCCTCACCCATGGGATGAGCCGTTACGTTCTCGTTGTGTACCGCAATGCGGTAGCTACGCTTGCTATCGCGCCCTTTGCTCTGCTTCTTGAAAG GAAAGGAAGGCCAAAGTTGACATTCTCAATCTTCTTGAAGATTATGGCGCTAGGCTTTCTGGA GCCAATTGTTGATCAGAACTTATCCTACTTGGGAATGCAATACACATCAGCCTCATATGCATCCGCCATTATGAATGCTGTTCCGGCTGTTACTTTTGTTATGGCGATTATTTTTCG ATTAGAGCACATAAAAATTAAGGAGACACGTACTCAAGCCAAGATCATTGGAACCCTGGTGACCTTTTCTGGAGCATTGCTCATGACTTTGTACAAGGGCCCCATCATCGATATAATGCACTCACACAAAGCAAGTCACCAAGCAAACCACTCGTCCTCTAAACATTGGCTCATCGGAACAATTTTGATACTTATGGGCTGTTGTGCTTGGTCTGCCTTTTTCATATTACAA TCCATAACAATTAAGGCATACCCAGCTGAGCTCTCGCTTTCCACCTTGATATGCTTGATGGGCACGGTCCAAAGTGCGGCTGTAGGGCTTATAGCAGAGCGGAAGCCACGCACCTGGTCAATTGGCTGGGACTCTAGGCTACTTGCTCCTGTTTATACA GGTATAATCAGCTCTGGAATAACATACTATGTGCAAGGCCTGGTGATGAAGACGAAGGGCCCAGTGTTTGTAACAGCATTCAACCCTCTTTGCATGGTCATCGTTGCTGCTCTGGGGTCTCTCATTCTAGCTGAGGAGCTCCACCTAGGAAG TATCATTGGAGCCATCATCATCGCTGTAGGCCTTTACTCGGTGGCGTGGGGCAAAAGCAAGGATCATTTCAGCCCAGCACCATCAACAACAGGAGAAAAGACCGATCCCTACCAGCTGCCCATTTTGGCGACTGAGAACACCAAGTTGGTGATTGAGGGAAGTAATTACGATGATGATGAAAAAGCTGCAAAATCCAAAGTTGCAACAAAATAA
- the LOC100247142 gene encoding uncharacterized protein LOC100247142, with the protein MGIAVVAAAGASSSMAFLRTRAQRARWVLTPLASSSFSAKPISSSASSSRKLVLYSKPGCCLCDGLKEKLLVAFTLSGPDSLHDVELQIRDITSNPEWEKAYQYEIPVLAKVLSDGTEETLPRLSPRLGVELVQKKIAAALKQ; encoded by the exons ATGGGGATTGCTGTGGTTGCAGCAGCGGGAGCATCATCATCAATGGCGTTTCTGAGAACGAGAGCACAAAGGGCTAGATGGGTTTTAACCCCTTTGgcctcttcttcattttcagcTAAGCCCATTTCTTCTTCTGCCTCCTCTTCAAGAAAACTGGTACTCTATTCCAAGCCCGGATGCTGTTTGTGCGATGGCCTCAAAGAAAAGCTTCTTGTTGCTTTCACGCTCTCCGGTCCTGATTCGCTCCACGACGTTGAATTACAG ATAAGGGATATTACCAGCAATCCTGAGTGGGAGAAGGCTTACCAGTATGAGATACCAGTGTTGGCCAAAGTACTTTCCGATGGCACCGAG GAAACTCTACCTAGATTATCCCCTCGCCTCGGAGTGGAGCTTGTTCAAAAGAAAATAGCAGCAGCATTGAAACAATAA
- the LOC100264284 gene encoding WAT1-related protein At4g08290 isoform X2: protein MANQSGNSCIVYLNKMKPYLLMVALQFGSAGMYIICMATLTHGMSRYVLVVYRNAVATLAIAPFALLLERKGRPKLTFSIFLKIMALGFLEPIVDQNLSYLGMQYTSASYASAIMNAVPAVTFVMAIIFRLEHIKIKETRTQAKIIGTLVTFSGALLMTLYKGPIIDIMHSHKASHQANHSSSKHWLIGTILILMGCCAWSAFFILQSITIKAYPAELSLSTLICLMGTVQSAAVGLIAERKPRTWSIGWDSRLLAPVYTGIISSGITYYVQGLVMKTKGPVFVTAFNPLCMVIVAALGSLILAEELHLGRPLLGGVGQKQGSFQPSTINNRRKDRSLPAAHFGD from the exons ATGGCAAACCAAAGTGGGAACTCATGTATAGTGTACCTCAATAAGATGAAACCTTATTTGCTTATGGTAGCCTTGCAATTTGGCTCTGCAGGGATGTACATAATCTGCATGGCCACCCTCACCCATGGGATGAGCCGTTACGTTCTCGTTGTGTACCGCAATGCGGTAGCTACGCTTGCTATCGCGCCCTTTGCTCTGCTTCTTGAAAG GAAAGGAAGGCCAAAGTTGACATTCTCAATCTTCTTGAAGATTATGGCGCTAGGCTTTCTGGA GCCAATTGTTGATCAGAACTTATCCTACTTGGGAATGCAATACACATCAGCCTCATATGCATCCGCCATTATGAATGCTGTTCCGGCTGTTACTTTTGTTATGGCGATTATTTTTCG ATTAGAGCACATAAAAATTAAGGAGACACGTACTCAAGCCAAGATCATTGGAACCCTGGTGACCTTTTCTGGAGCATTGCTCATGACTTTGTACAAGGGCCCCATCATCGATATAATGCACTCACACAAAGCAAGTCACCAAGCAAACCACTCGTCCTCTAAACATTGGCTCATCGGAACAATTTTGATACTTATGGGCTGTTGTGCTTGGTCTGCCTTTTTCATATTACAA TCCATAACAATTAAGGCATACCCAGCTGAGCTCTCGCTTTCCACCTTGATATGCTTGATGGGCACGGTCCAAAGTGCGGCTGTAGGGCTTATAGCAGAGCGGAAGCCACGCACCTGGTCAATTGGCTGGGACTCTAGGCTACTTGCTCCTGTTTATACA GGTATAATCAGCTCTGGAATAACATACTATGTGCAAGGCCTGGTGATGAAGACGAAGGGCCCAGTGTTTGTAACAGCATTCAACCCTCTTTGCATGGTCATCGTTGCTGCTCTGGGGTCTCTCATTCTAGCTGAGGAGCTCCACCTAGGAAG GCCTTTACTCGGTGGCGTGGGGCAAAAGCAAGGATCATTTCAGCCCAGCACCATCAACAACAGGAGAAAAGACCGATCCCTACCAGCTGCCCATTTTGGCGACTGA